Below is a genomic region from Bacteroidota bacterium.
GGCAACAATCTGGCAATATTTAATAGACTGCTTCAGTGTTAGCTGTTGCAGTTCTTCATTAAAATCGGGGATAATTTGTCGCAGTGCTTTAAGTGTCGGGCCGGGTATGGCATCGCCGCAGGTTTTGTGGCGAGGGAAACCTGCCTTATCTATCAGGGCAACTTTTAAACCACTGTTTTTCAGCGTCAATGCTGCACTGCTACCCGCAGGGCCTGCCCCCAATATTGCTATGTCAAACAAATTTGCCAACGCACAAACATACAATTGCAAGCACTTCTAATAAAAGCTACTTCACACATAAAAATCAGAAAATTTATTTTCATACTGCCGCCAAGGGTTAAAACCCCTCGCTTTTGCAATTACAACAAGGAGTAGGACTTAAGTCCTACTCCTTGTTGTAATTTTGATAAATATGGTTTCACCCGTATTTAAAAAAAATACCGTTACTTTGTGCTTAGTCACCCTTACACCCCTGCATGGACTATTATAGTAGTTGGCTTATAATACTTATCACCGTTGCCCTTTCGGCCTTCTTTTCAGGAATAGAAATAGCTTTTATCACTGCAAGCAAACTGCGCATTGAGTTAAAAAGCAAACAAGGCTCTTTTATAGCCCGCATTCTTTCGGTGTATGTTAAAGAACCTTCACGGTTTATCAGTACTACACTGGTAGGCAACAACATTGTGCTGGTTATTTACGGTATTTTTATGGGTGCTGTTTTAGAAGGTGCCATCCGCGGAATTTTACCTGTAAGCTACCAAAACGAAGCTGTGATACTGCTGGTACAAACCTTTATTTCTACCGCTTTTGTATTGGTATTCGGTGAGTTCTTGCCCAAAATACTTTTTCGCTCTAACCCCGACCAAATGTTGTTTGGTTTTGCCTTGCTGTTTCAAGGGTTTTACTATCTGTTCATTCCCGTTTCAAGGTTGGTAGAGTGGATTTCGGTAAACATCATTGCCCTTGTAACCCGTGTACGCCCGCAAAAACAAAAAAGCTACGCTTTTACACGACTAGACCTTGACCACTACATTACCGAGAGTGCTAATATGGATTTGGAAGAGGACGCCGATATTGATGCGGAAATGTTTAAAAACGCCCTCGACTTTGATAAGCTAAAGGCAAGGGATTGCATGGTGCCTCGCACCGAAGTGGTGGCTATTGAGTTAGAAGAACCGATTGACGAACTGTATAAACTTTTTTTAGAGAGCGGCCATAGCAAAATACTGGTGTACAAAGACAGTATTGATAACATTATCGGCTATGTGCATCAGGTGGATATGTTTAAACATCCTAAACAGATAAAGAACATACTTATCCCGATTATCATGGTTACTGAATCGGCACCGGCCAACGAGTTGCTGAAAAAATTTACTGCCGAACGTAAAAGTATCGCACTGATACTGGATGAATTTGGAGGCACAGCAGGGATTGTTACTCTTGAGGATGTGATTGAAGAGATTATTGGGGATATTGACGATGAACACGATGTGGAGGAGTTGCTTGAAAAAGAATTGGGCAACGGTGAGTATGAATTTTCAGCAAGGTTGGAAGTGGATTATCTGAACGAAAACTATACGCTTGAGATACCCGAAGGGGATTATGACACCTTGGGCGGGTTTATTATCTCGCACCACGAAGACATACCCGACGCAGGTGAAACCCTTACTATTGAGCATTTTGAAATTACCATTCTGAAAAAAGAAGGTGCCCGCATTGATGAGGTACGGTTAAAAGTATTAGAGCAAGAGGAGTAAGTCAAAATGCCTTTTGGTTAAAAATTCGCTACCTTTGCAGCGTTATGACAACCGACCAATATAAAGATTTAAAGGGCCGTGTAGAGGCCTTGAGGAGGTATCTTTGACGTTGATGCCAAGCTTAAATTAATTGCAGAAGAAGAAGAAGTAAGTCACCGTCCCGAATTTTGGGACGACCCCAAAAAAGCCGAACAACATCTTAAAGCCATAAAAACCAAAAAGGTTTGGACGGATGCTTTTGCCGCTGTGCAACAAAAACTTGACGACATGACCGTTTTGTTTGAGTTTGCCCAAGCAGGCGAGGCAGGGGATGACGAGCTTGACCCCCAATACAAAATTACACTTGATGCCGTTGAAGACCTTGAGTTTAGGAATATGCTAAGCGGAGAGGAAGACCAGTTGAGCGCCATTGTGAACATAAATGCAGGTGCCGGCGGAACTGAGAG
It encodes:
- a CDS encoding HlyC/CorC family transporter; the protein is MDYYSSWLIILITVALSAFFSGIEIAFITASKLRIELKSKQGSFIARILSVYVKEPSRFISTTLVGNNIVLVIYGIFMGAVLEGAIRGILPVSYQNEAVILLVQTFISTAFVLVFGEFLPKILFRSNPDQMLFGFALLFQGFYYLFIPVSRLVEWISVNIIALVTRVRPQKQKSYAFTRLDLDHYITESANMDLEEDADIDAEMFKNALDFDKLKARDCMVPRTEVVAIELEEPIDELYKLFLESGHSKILVYKDSIDNIIGYVHQVDMFKHPKQIKNILIPIIMVTESAPANELLKKFTAERKSIALILDEFGGTAGIVTLEDVIEEIIGDIDDEHDVEELLEKELGNGEYEFSARLEVDYLNENYTLEIPEGDYDTLGGFIISHHEDIPDAGETLTIEHFEITILKKEGARIDEVRLKVLEQEE